From a single Micromonospora sp. WMMD1102 genomic region:
- the groL gene encoding chaperonin GroEL (60 kDa chaperone family; promotes refolding of misfolded polypeptides especially under stressful conditions; forms two stacked rings of heptamers to form a barrel-shaped 14mer; ends can be capped by GroES; misfolded proteins enter the barrel where they are refolded when GroES binds), with amino-acid sequence MAKMIAFDEEARRGLERGMNTLADAVKVTLGPKGRNVVLEKKWGAPTITNDGVSIAKEIELEDPYEKIGAELVKEVAKKTDDVAGDGTTTATVLAQALVREGLRNVAAGANPMALKRGIEAAVANVSEELSKLAKDVETKEQIASTASISAGDTSVGEIIAEAMDKVGKEGVITVEESNTFGLELELTEGMRFDKGYISGYFMTDPDRMEAVLDDPYILIVNSKISTVKDLLPILEKVMQSGKPLAIIAEDVEGEALATLVVNKVRGTFKSVAVKAPGFGDRRKAMLGDIAILTGGQPISEEVGLKLDAVGLDMLGRARKVVVTKDETTIVDGAGDADQINGRVNQIRAEIEKSDSDYDREKLQERLAKLAGGVAVIKVGAATEVELKERKHRIEDAVRNAKAAVEEGIVPGGGVALVQAGKTAFDKLDLAGDEATGAQIVKIALDAPLRQIAVNAGLEGGVVVEKVRNLDAGHGLNAANGEYVDLLQAGIIDPAKVTRSALQNASSIAALFLTTEAVVADKPEKTPAAPAAPGGGDMDF; translated from the coding sequence ATGGCCAAGATGATCGCGTTCGACGAGGAGGCGCGCCGCGGCCTTGAGCGGGGCATGAACACCCTCGCCGACGCCGTTAAGGTGACGCTGGGCCCGAAGGGCCGCAACGTCGTGCTCGAGAAGAAGTGGGGCGCCCCCACCATCACCAACGATGGTGTGAGCATCGCCAAGGAGATCGAGCTCGAGGACCCGTACGAGAAGATCGGTGCGGAGCTGGTCAAGGAGGTCGCCAAGAAGACCGACGACGTGGCCGGAGACGGCACGACGACGGCGACCGTCCTCGCCCAGGCGCTGGTCCGGGAGGGCCTGCGCAACGTCGCGGCGGGCGCCAACCCGATGGCCCTGAAGCGGGGCATCGAGGCCGCCGTCGCGAACGTCTCGGAGGAGCTGAGCAAGCTCGCCAAGGACGTCGAGACCAAGGAGCAGATCGCCTCCACCGCCTCCATCTCCGCTGGTGACACCAGCGTCGGCGAGATCATCGCCGAGGCGATGGACAAGGTCGGCAAGGAAGGCGTCATCACCGTCGAGGAGAGCAACACCTTCGGGCTCGAGCTTGAGCTGACCGAGGGCATGCGCTTCGACAAGGGCTACATCTCGGGGTACTTCATGACCGACCCCGACCGGATGGAGGCCGTGCTCGACGACCCGTACATCCTGATCGTCAACAGCAAGATCTCGACGGTCAAGGACCTGCTGCCGATCCTCGAGAAGGTCATGCAGTCGGGCAAGCCGCTGGCCATCATCGCCGAGGACGTCGAGGGCGAGGCCCTGGCGACCCTGGTGGTCAACAAGGTCCGGGGCACCTTCAAGTCGGTCGCCGTCAAGGCGCCGGGCTTCGGTGACCGCCGCAAGGCGATGCTCGGCGACATCGCCATCCTGACCGGCGGGCAGCCGATCAGCGAGGAGGTCGGCCTCAAGCTGGACGCCGTCGGCCTCGACATGCTGGGCCGGGCCCGCAAGGTCGTGGTGACCAAGGACGAGACCACCATCGTCGACGGTGCCGGCGACGCCGACCAGATCAACGGGCGGGTCAACCAGATCCGCGCCGAGATCGAGAAGAGCGACTCCGACTACGACCGCGAGAAGCTGCAGGAGCGCCTGGCCAAGCTGGCCGGCGGTGTTGCGGTGATCAAGGTCGGCGCGGCCACCGAGGTCGAGCTGAAGGAGCGCAAGCACCGCATCGAGGACGCGGTGCGCAACGCGAAGGCCGCCGTCGAGGAGGGCATCGTCCCCGGTGGTGGTGTCGCGCTGGTCCAGGCCGGCAAGACCGCCTTCGACAAGCTGGACCTGGCCGGCGACGAGGCGACCGGCGCGCAGATCGTCAAGATCGCGCTGGACGCCCCGCTGCGGCAGATCGCCGTCAACGCCGGCCTCGAGGGCGGCGTCGTGGTGGAGAAGGTCCGCAACCTGGACGCCGGGCACGGCCTCAATGCGGCCAACGGTGAGTACGTCGACCTGCTCCAGGCCGGCATCATCGACCCGGCCAAGGTGACCCGTTCGGCGCTGCAGAACGCGTCGTCGATCGCGGCCCTGTTCCTCACCACCGAGGCTGTGGTGGCGGACAAGCCGGAGAAGACCCCGGCCGCCCCGGCTGCGCCGGGCGGCGGGGACATGGACTTCTGA
- a CDS encoding DUF664 domain-containing protein: MTIPFPAPTVPASGRTEVFLRYLDYFRETVLSKVTALPDDELRHSRLPSGWTPLELLKHLRYVELRWIEWGFQGRDVGDPWGDRREDRWYVAPEETLDGLVGALRAQGAHTSAVVTANQLGTVGAPGPRWDGADPASLERVLFHLVQEYARHLGHLDVVTELAGGPTGE, encoded by the coding sequence ATGACGATTCCGTTTCCCGCACCGACCGTTCCGGCATCGGGGCGGACCGAGGTCTTCCTGCGCTACCTCGACTACTTCCGGGAGACGGTGCTGTCGAAGGTCACCGCGCTACCCGACGACGAGCTGCGGCACAGCCGGCTTCCGTCGGGTTGGACCCCGCTCGAGCTGCTCAAGCATCTGCGTTACGTCGAGTTGCGCTGGATCGAGTGGGGCTTCCAGGGGAGGGATGTCGGGGACCCGTGGGGAGACCGGCGCGAGGACCGGTGGTACGTCGCACCCGAGGAGACCCTCGACGGCCTGGTCGGCGCGCTCCGGGCCCAGGGAGCGCACACCTCGGCCGTGGTCACGGCGAACCAGCTCGGCACGGTGGGTGCGCCCGGCCCGAGATGGGACGGTGCGGACCCCGCCTCGCTGGAACGCGTGCTGTTCCACCTCGTCCAGGAGTACGCCCGTCATCTCGGACACCTCGACGTGGTCACGGAGCTGGCCGGCGGTCCGACCGGCGAGTAG
- a CDS encoding MerR family transcriptional regulator, with protein MRTKRGWSTRELAEIAGTTLKAVRHYHRIGLLDEPERTANGYKQYGIRHLIRLLRIRRLVELGVPLADIAVAQESDEGAEQVFRTLDAELAASIERQQRIREELAGILRHPDRAELPPGFGEVAGGLSDDERAFLLVCSRVFEPWVLETLRELHSVPRTVLAAEFEALAEDASDETRQSLAERYAPEVYREQQKHPNLRKLSDEGAAGRGPHNWEVFLRGIVELYNPAQIDVLQRVEAINARNAGSG; from the coding sequence ATGCGGACGAAGCGGGGCTGGAGCACGCGTGAGCTGGCCGAGATCGCCGGAACCACCCTGAAGGCCGTGCGGCACTACCACCGGATCGGGCTGCTGGACGAGCCGGAGCGGACGGCCAACGGCTACAAGCAGTACGGGATCAGGCATCTCATCCGGCTGTTGCGGATCCGCCGTCTGGTGGAACTCGGGGTGCCGCTTGCCGACATCGCCGTGGCGCAGGAGTCGGACGAGGGTGCGGAGCAGGTGTTCCGCACCCTCGACGCCGAGCTGGCGGCCAGCATCGAGCGCCAGCAGCGGATTCGCGAGGAGCTGGCCGGTATCCTGCGGCACCCCGACCGTGCCGAGCTGCCACCGGGGTTCGGCGAGGTCGCGGGTGGCCTCTCCGATGACGAACGGGCGTTCCTGCTCGTCTGTTCGCGGGTCTTCGAACCGTGGGTACTGGAGACCCTCCGGGAGCTGCACAGCGTGCCACGCACCGTGCTCGCCGCGGAGTTCGAGGCCCTGGCCGAGGATGCGAGCGACGAGACCCGGCAGAGCCTGGCCGAGCGGTACGCCCCCGAGGTGTACCGCGAGCAGCAGAAGCATCCGAATCTTCGGAAGCTCAGCGACGAGGGCGCGGCGGGGCGTGGGCCACACAACTGGGAGGTCTTCCTCAGGGGGATCGTCGAGCTTTACAATCCGGCGCAGATCGACGTCCTGCAACGCGTCGAAGCCATCAACGCCCGGAACGCCGGCTCCGGGTAG
- a CDS encoding alpha/beta hydrolase, translated as MFRRRGIALVGVLGMVGALVAVRPATAGESTTRLAWAACPEGVVVSPAVQVQCARVPVPLDYRDPDGTQIEIMVSRIASTKPEKRRGVLMFNPGGPGGTGLDQPGFLAGRGLPSSVLDAYDLIGMDTRGVGHSAPVSCGFTATDAYWANIPPYAPDDAAVTRQAKIAEEVAARCAANDTEGRLRHLTTANMARDLDRIRAALGEEKTSFYGASYGSALGAAYASMFPENTDRIVLDSNIGDTHLDRAGLRRYALGMEQTFPDFASWAAERHDSYGLGRTPREVRGTYLAIAERLDRTPAPDGLTGAMFRAVTFASLYGEVQYGNLARTWQSYLDPGEAPPAPAQPQAPSPADNSLSVFLAVTCNDVEWPEDVATYRRAVAEDRERYPLYGAASANILPCAYWKYEPSEPPVTISDQGPGKVLLLQNRHDPVTPLAGGKLLREKFGQRSRLVTADESGHGVYVLGGNACALNITTSYLVEGRMPARDTTCRSD; from the coding sequence ATGTTTCGAAGGCGTGGCATCGCCCTGGTGGGGGTACTTGGCATGGTCGGTGCCCTGGTCGCGGTCCGACCGGCCACGGCCGGGGAGTCGACGACGCGGCTGGCGTGGGCGGCGTGTCCCGAGGGAGTCGTGGTGTCGCCGGCAGTACAGGTGCAGTGTGCGCGGGTGCCGGTTCCGCTGGACTACCGCGACCCCGACGGCACCCAGATCGAGATCATGGTGTCGCGGATCGCGAGCACGAAGCCGGAGAAGCGACGCGGCGTGCTGATGTTCAACCCGGGCGGGCCGGGCGGTACCGGGCTGGACCAACCGGGGTTCCTGGCCGGCAGGGGGCTGCCGAGCAGTGTCCTGGACGCCTACGACCTGATCGGCATGGACACCCGGGGCGTCGGGCATTCGGCGCCGGTGAGCTGCGGCTTCACCGCCACCGACGCCTACTGGGCCAACATCCCGCCGTACGCGCCCGACGACGCCGCAGTGACCCGGCAGGCCAAGATCGCCGAGGAGGTCGCGGCCCGGTGCGCCGCAAACGACACCGAGGGGCGGCTGCGACACCTGACGACCGCCAACATGGCCCGTGACCTGGACCGGATCCGGGCCGCGCTCGGCGAGGAGAAGACAAGCTTCTACGGGGCGTCCTACGGTTCGGCGTTGGGCGCGGCGTACGCCTCGATGTTCCCGGAGAACACCGACCGCATCGTGCTGGACAGCAACATCGGCGACACCCACCTCGACCGTGCCGGTCTGCGCCGCTACGCGCTCGGCATGGAGCAGACCTTCCCCGACTTCGCCAGCTGGGCGGCGGAACGGCACGACTCCTACGGCCTGGGCCGCACGCCACGGGAGGTACGCGGGACCTACCTCGCCATCGCCGAGCGGCTGGACCGGACACCCGCACCCGACGGGCTCACCGGGGCCATGTTCCGGGCCGTCACCTTCGCCTCCCTCTACGGCGAGGTCCAGTACGGCAACCTCGCGCGGACCTGGCAGTCGTACCTCGATCCCGGCGAGGCGCCGCCGGCACCGGCGCAGCCGCAGGCTCCGAGCCCGGCCGACAACTCCCTCTCGGTGTTCCTCGCCGTCACCTGTAACGACGTCGAGTGGCCCGAGGACGTCGCGACCTACCGGCGCGCCGTCGCCGAGGACCGCGAGCGGTACCCGCTGTACGGGGCCGCCAGCGCCAACATCCTCCCGTGCGCGTACTGGAAGTACGAGCCGTCCGAGCCGCCCGTCACGATCTCCGACCAGGGGCCGGGTAAGGTGCTGCTCCTACAGAACCGGCACGATCCGGTCACGCCGCTCGCGGGTGGCAAGCTGCTGCGCGAGAAGTTCGGGCAGCGGTCGCGGCTGGTGACCGCCGACGAGAGCGGGCACGGCGTCTACGTGCTCGGCGGCAACGCCTGCGCGCTGAACATCACCACCTCCTACCTGGTCGAGGGCAGGATGCCGGCCCGGGACACGACCTGCCGGAGCGACTGA
- a CDS encoding GNAT family N-acetyltransferase, producing the protein MSAEPSLTELTDDQLPAVVRLCRSALDLPDDSAEAAQIVARLRDDSPLPGAAGPRRTVGVAAWRDGALAGVALGSMADRGGDRAVGHLDLVAVHPELRRRGIGRALLSRVEQALAGLGATQVRVAGNPPHYVWPGIDVRYTPAICTVLALGYTSEETAWNMTADLSTESSPALRPTGAAERRLAERGVTVRRAEPADLPMLTDFARSTFGGTWDLELLHSVGRPDAGCHLAVRTPTDGGTPEVLGFAAYGSSRPSWFGPMGTAPGAQGLGIGGVLLRRCLRDQRAAGRPRAEIGWVGPVPFYANNAGARIERVFFLYRKQLR; encoded by the coding sequence ATGAGCGCCGAGCCGTCCCTCACCGAGCTGACCGACGACCAGCTGCCCGCCGTGGTGCGGCTCTGCCGGTCGGCGCTGGACCTGCCCGACGACTCGGCCGAGGCGGCGCAGATCGTGGCCCGGCTCCGGGACGACTCGCCGCTGCCGGGCGCCGCCGGGCCACGCCGCACCGTCGGGGTGGCGGCGTGGCGGGACGGTGCGCTCGCCGGGGTCGCGCTCGGTTCGATGGCGGACCGGGGCGGGGACCGGGCCGTCGGCCACCTCGACCTGGTCGCGGTCCACCCCGAGCTGCGCCGCCGGGGCATCGGCCGGGCCCTGCTGAGCCGGGTCGAGCAGGCGCTCGCCGGGCTCGGCGCGACCCAGGTACGCGTCGCCGGCAACCCGCCGCACTACGTCTGGCCCGGCATCGACGTCCGGTACACCCCGGCGATCTGCACCGTCCTGGCGCTCGGCTACACATCGGAGGAGACCGCCTGGAACATGACCGCCGACCTTTCCACCGAGTCCTCCCCGGCGCTGCGCCCGACCGGGGCCGCCGAGCGACGGCTGGCGGAGCGGGGCGTCACGGTACGCCGGGCCGAGCCGGCCGACCTGCCGATGCTCACCGACTTCGCCCGGTCGACCTTCGGCGGCACCTGGGACCTCGAACTGCTGCACTCGGTCGGGCGACCGGACGCCGGCTGCCACCTCGCCGTTCGTACCCCGACCGACGGCGGTACGCCGGAAGTGCTCGGCTTCGCCGCGTACGGATCGTCCCGGCCGAGCTGGTTCGGACCGATGGGTACCGCGCCCGGGGCACAGGGCCTGGGCATCGGCGGCGTACTGCTGCGCCGGTGCCTGCGGGACCAGCGGGCGGCCGGACGCCCGCGGGCCGAGATCGGCTGGGTCGGCCCGGTGCCCTTCTACGCGAACAACGCCGGAGCGCGGATCGAGCGGGTGTTCTTCCTCTACCGCAAACAGCTCCGCTGA
- a CDS encoding S8 family serine peptidase — protein MQDGPPPPAEQPSPAEQPSPAEQPSPAEQPSPAEQPPPAEQPSPPPGWSAGAAQPWPAGAGQPGWPARPGPPVRPAGAGVWPVVAAVLVGVGTVGVTVGSQGVAWLVEQVLLVSGLDGQVWLWPTTGVVNALLVGVPAGLLAALPRSPSVRAAGRAWLLGALALGALGLLRAVPPRLPEVYLAGLAVVAGLGALLIRRFGGRPEQVRAEPAAVGLAVAGGLVLLLPWVWLGALGGVLETVCGLLASAAVGWLAASVLDGRFWAGFERVVPGGRPTPERPVGGAGPVAVGGARLVLVGGLVAGVALALLAGGIGQSGAQLAALLVLPPAGFALAALRVTSRPRPTIPSGAPSAELRPVGSAAVGWLVGVAAAGPLLLVDPEEITLLLAGARDVPFWAAVAAVGSLAVALLLGIGYGVGLGRRRAPVPRRPVAAAVAGVLLLATGAVYAGPGSPGWHGERLFVVLREQADLTGVPAQTGAAGRQARGREVYRRLVETAERSQADLRRELDRLHLDHTPYYLVNAIEVDGGTAVRAWLSRRDDVDRVLVSQRLRPLPAAGSPRRGDEAAPAVPVWNLGLVGADRVWSQLGVDGSGIVVGGSDSGVDGRHPALAAGFRGGDDSWYDPWNAASAPTDLGGHGTHTLATAVGDERVGVAPGAQWVGCVNLDRNLGNPARYLDCLQFMLAPFPPGADPFTAGRPDRAPQVLSNSWGCPAIEGCAVDTLRPATTALASAGIFFVAAAGNTGSFCGSVDDPPAPYPEVLTVGAVDRQRRVTSFSSRGPTPDGSSKPDLVAPGEDVLSALPGGGYGSLSGTSMAAPHLAGVVALMWSANPALIGDLTTTRRILLETAGPAEPTYLSRSSADTCGSERNITGEGLVDAYAAVRAAQELGRTGG, from the coding sequence ATGCAGGATGGTCCGCCGCCGCCCGCCGAGCAGCCGTCCCCCGCCGAGCAGCCGTCCCCCGCCGAGCAGCCGTCCCCCGCCGAGCAGCCGTCCCCCGCCGAGCAGCCGCCGCCCGCCGAGCAGCCGTCCCCGCCGCCGGGCTGGTCGGCCGGAGCCGCACAGCCGTGGCCGGCCGGAGCCGGACAGCCGGGCTGGCCGGCGCGACCGGGCCCGCCGGTGCGGCCGGCCGGAGCCGGGGTGTGGCCGGTGGTCGCCGCCGTGCTGGTCGGAGTCGGGACGGTCGGGGTGACCGTCGGCAGCCAGGGCGTCGCCTGGCTGGTCGAACAGGTCCTGCTCGTCTCCGGCCTGGACGGGCAGGTCTGGCTCTGGCCGACCACCGGCGTCGTCAACGCGCTGCTCGTCGGGGTACCGGCCGGTCTGCTGGCGGCGCTGCCCCGGTCACCGTCCGTCCGGGCCGCCGGTCGGGCCTGGCTGCTCGGCGCGCTCGCACTCGGCGCCCTGGGACTGCTCCGGGCGGTACCGCCGCGCCTGCCGGAGGTCTACCTCGCCGGGCTGGCGGTGGTGGCCGGACTGGGTGCCCTGCTGATCCGGCGGTTCGGCGGCCGCCCCGAGCAGGTCCGGGCCGAGCCGGCGGCGGTCGGGCTGGCCGTGGCGGGTGGACTGGTACTGCTGCTGCCCTGGGTCTGGCTCGGCGCGCTGGGCGGCGTACTGGAGACGGTCTGCGGGCTGCTCGCCTCGGCCGCCGTCGGCTGGTTGGCCGCCTCCGTCCTGGATGGACGGTTCTGGGCCGGCTTCGAGCGAGTGGTCCCGGGTGGCCGCCCGACGCCGGAACGGCCCGTCGGCGGAGCCGGCCCGGTGGCGGTCGGAGGGGCCCGGCTGGTCCTGGTCGGCGGGCTGGTCGCCGGGGTGGCACTGGCGCTGCTCGCGGGCGGGATCGGCCAGTCCGGCGCGCAACTGGCCGCCCTGCTCGTCCTTCCGCCGGCCGGCTTCGCCCTCGCCGCGCTCCGGGTCACCTCCCGACCCCGCCCGACGATCCCGAGCGGCGCGCCGTCAGCCGAACTCCGGCCGGTCGGCTCCGCGGCGGTCGGCTGGCTGGTCGGCGTCGCCGCCGCCGGGCCGCTGCTGCTTGTCGACCCGGAGGAGATCACCCTGCTGCTGGCCGGTGCCCGGGACGTGCCGTTCTGGGCCGCCGTCGCCGCCGTCGGCTCGCTCGCCGTCGCGCTGCTGCTCGGCATCGGGTACGGCGTCGGCCTCGGCCGCCGCCGCGCACCCGTCCCGCGCCGGCCGGTCGCCGCGGCCGTGGCCGGCGTCCTGCTGCTCGCCACCGGCGCGGTGTACGCCGGCCCCGGCTCCCCCGGCTGGCACGGCGAACGCCTCTTCGTGGTGCTCCGCGAGCAGGCGGACCTGACCGGCGTACCCGCGCAGACCGGTGCGGCCGGTCGGCAGGCCAGGGGCCGGGAGGTGTACCGCCGGCTGGTCGAGACCGCCGAGCGTTCCCAGGCGGACCTGCGCCGGGAACTCGACCGGCTGCACCTCGACCACACCCCGTACTACCTGGTCAACGCGATCGAGGTGGACGGCGGTACGGCGGTACGGGCCTGGCTGTCCCGGCGCGACGACGTCGACCGGGTACTCGTCAGCCAGCGGTTGCGTCCGCTGCCCGCCGCCGGCTCACCGAGGCGGGGCGACGAGGCCGCGCCGGCCGTACCCGTCTGGAACCTGGGGCTGGTCGGCGCGGACCGGGTCTGGTCGCAGCTCGGCGTCGACGGCTCGGGGATCGTGGTCGGCGGCTCGGACTCCGGCGTGGACGGCCGGCACCCGGCGCTGGCCGCCGGCTTCCGGGGCGGCGACGACTCCTGGTACGACCCGTGGAACGCCGCCTCCGCCCCGACCGACCTCGGCGGCCACGGTACGCACACCCTGGCCACTGCCGTCGGCGACGAGCGGGTCGGGGTGGCACCCGGTGCGCAGTGGGTCGGCTGCGTGAACCTGGACCGGAACCTCGGCAACCCGGCGCGTTACCTGGACTGCCTCCAGTTCATGCTGGCGCCGTTCCCGCCCGGCGCCGACCCGTTCACCGCCGGCCGGCCTGACCGGGCACCGCAGGTGCTCAGCAACTCGTGGGGCTGTCCGGCGATCGAGGGCTGCGCCGTGGATACCCTCCGGCCGGCCACCACGGCACTCGCCTCGGCCGGGATCTTCTTCGTCGCCGCCGCCGGCAACACCGGCTCGTTCTGCGGCTCGGTCGACGACCCGCCCGCCCCGTACCCGGAGGTGCTGACCGTCGGCGCGGTGGACCGGCAGCGCCGGGTCACCTCCTTCTCCAGCCGTGGCCCGACGCCCGACGGTTCGAGCAAGCCGGACCTGGTCGCACCCGGCGAGGACGTGCTCTCGGCGCTGCCCGGCGGCGGGTACGGCTCGCTCAGCGGCACCTCGATGGCGGCCCCGCACCTGGCCGGGGTGGTCGCGCTGATGTGGTCGGCGAACCCGGCACTGATCGGCGACCTGACGACGACCCGGCGGATCCTGCTGGAGACCGCCGGCCCGGCCGAGCCGACCTACCTGTCCCGGAGCAGCGCCGACACGTGCGGCTCGGAGCGCAACATCACCGGCGAGGGCCTGGTCGACGCGTACGCGGCGGTGCGGGCCGCCCAGGAACTCGGCCGAACCGGCGGCTGA
- a CDS encoding glycerol-3-phosphate dehydrogenase/oxidase yields MRDPSLSRNTASRLSPSRRAADLRRLRSERFDVLVIGGGVTGAGAALDAASRGLKVALVEARDFAAGTSSRSSKLIHGGLRYLEQLEFHLVHEALTERGLLATRLAPHLVRPVPILVPLPAGRGPAGLAARAWRRSYYGTGVAAYDTFAGIFGGGRGMPLHRHLTREGARRTFPSLRADAIAGAIRYFDGQVDDARLVVTLARTAASLGAATVTSARVVGLLRQAREVTGVRVRDMEAPPGSPDAEFEVRARTVIAATGVWSDDMSDFLGDVGVRRGLRVRASKGVHLVVPRSAITGEAGLILRTPTSVLFVIPWGGHWIIGTTDTDWRLDRAHPAASARDIDYLLDQVNTVLDRPLTTADIEGVYAGLRPLLTGEADSTSKLSREHAVYEPMLGLLLVAGGKYTTYRVMAADVVDRAARRLGEVRPSRTADLPLLGADGYAALWRDRADLARRHGVPAGVVEHLLERYGNLGTELLAMVDADPLLGSPLAGAPEYLAAEVAYAARAEGALHLDDVLTRRTRISFETSHRGAESAGQAAEIMGRVLGWDAPVRAREVEHYLARVRAERQSQRMPDDATADAARLGAPDVRGFAADRGGLDEVELPG; encoded by the coding sequence GTGCGTGACCCCAGCCTCTCCCGGAACACGGCCAGCCGGCTCTCCCCGTCCCGCCGCGCCGCCGACCTGCGCCGGCTGCGCAGCGAGCGGTTCGACGTACTCGTCATCGGTGGTGGGGTGACCGGCGCGGGCGCCGCGCTCGACGCCGCCTCCCGAGGGCTCAAGGTGGCCCTGGTCGAGGCCCGGGACTTCGCCGCCGGCACCTCCAGCCGGTCCAGCAAGCTGATCCACGGCGGGCTGCGTTACCTGGAGCAGCTGGAGTTCCACCTGGTCCACGAGGCGCTCACCGAACGCGGACTGCTCGCCACCCGGCTCGCCCCGCACCTGGTCCGCCCGGTGCCGATCCTGGTGCCGCTGCCCGCCGGCCGCGGCCCGGCCGGGCTCGCCGCGCGCGCCTGGCGACGCTCCTACTACGGGACCGGGGTCGCCGCCTACGACACCTTCGCCGGGATCTTCGGCGGCGGGCGGGGGATGCCGCTGCACCGGCACCTGACCCGGGAGGGAGCCCGGCGGACCTTCCCCAGCCTGCGGGCCGACGCCATAGCCGGGGCGATCCGCTACTTCGACGGGCAGGTCGACGACGCCCGCCTGGTGGTCACCCTGGCCCGCACCGCGGCCAGCCTCGGCGCGGCGACCGTGACCAGCGCCCGCGTCGTCGGCCTGCTCCGGCAGGCCCGCGAGGTGACCGGGGTACGGGTCCGGGACATGGAGGCGCCGCCCGGCTCCCCGGACGCCGAGTTCGAGGTACGCGCCCGGACCGTCATCGCCGCCACCGGCGTGTGGAGCGACGACATGTCCGACTTCCTCGGCGACGTCGGGGTACGCCGCGGGCTGCGGGTACGGGCCTCCAAGGGGGTGCACCTGGTGGTGCCCCGCTCGGCGATCACCGGCGAGGCCGGGCTGATCCTGCGCACCCCGACCTCGGTGCTCTTCGTCATCCCCTGGGGCGGTCACTGGATCATCGGCACCACCGACACCGACTGGCGGCTCGACCGGGCCCACCCGGCGGCCTCGGCCCGGGACATCGACTACCTGCTCGACCAGGTGAACACCGTGCTGGACCGCCCGCTGACCACCGCCGACATCGAGGGCGTCTACGCCGGGCTGCGCCCGCTGCTGACCGGCGAGGCGGACTCCACCTCGAAACTCTCCCGGGAGCACGCGGTCTACGAGCCGATGCTCGGGCTGCTGCTGGTGGCCGGCGGCAAGTACACGACGTACCGGGTGATGGCCGCCGACGTGGTGGACCGGGCCGCCCGCCGGCTCGGCGAGGTACGCCCGTCCCGCACCGCCGACCTGCCGCTGCTCGGCGCCGACGGGTACGCCGCGCTGTGGCGGGACCGGGCCGACCTGGCCCGCCGGCACGGCGTACCCGCCGGGGTGGTCGAGCATCTGCTGGAGCGGTACGGCAACCTCGGCACCGAACTGCTGGCCATGGTCGACGCCGACCCGCTGCTCGGCTCCCCGCTGGCCGGCGCACCGGAATACCTGGCCGCCGAGGTGGCGTACGCGGCCCGCGCCGAGGGGGCGCTGCACCTCGACGACGTGCTGACCCGGCGTACCCGGATCTCGTTCGAGACGTCCCACCGCGGCGCCGAGTCGGCCGGGCAGGCGGCCGAGATCATGGGCCGGGTGCTCGGCTGGGACGCCCCGGTCCGGGCCCGCGAGGTCGAGCACTACCTGGCCCGGGTGCGGGCGGAACGGCAGTCGCAGCGGATGCCGGACGACGCCACGGCGGACGCGGCCCGGCTGGGCGCGCCGGACGTACGGGGCTTCGCCGCCGACCGGGGCGGCCTGGACGAGGTGGAACTACCCGGCTGA